One Paraburkholderia agricolaris genomic region harbors:
- a CDS encoding beta-ketoacyl-ACP synthase III, with the protein MAQSTIYSRVLGTGSYLPPGRVTNQDLAERLAREGVETSDEWIVARTGIHARHFAEPNVTTSDLALIASQRAIEAADIDPQSIDLIIVATSTPDFVFPSTACLLQNKLGIKNHGAAFDVQAVCSGFAYAVATADSFIRSGQHRTALVIGAETFSRILDFKDRTTCVLFGDGAGAVILQASEEPGVLASALHADGSHSNILCTPGNVNGGVIEGSAFLHMDGQAVFKLAVNVLEKVAVEALAKANLSAEQIDWLIPHQANIRIMQSTCRKLGLPQERMVVTVGEHGNTSAASIPLAFDVAVRDGRIKRGQNVLIEGVGGGFTWGASVIRY; encoded by the coding sequence ATGGCTCAATCAACAATTTATTCCCGCGTGCTGGGGACCGGCAGCTACCTGCCGCCCGGACGCGTCACCAATCAGGATCTGGCCGAACGTCTCGCCAGAGAAGGCGTTGAGACCAGCGACGAATGGATCGTTGCCCGCACGGGCATCCACGCGCGCCATTTCGCTGAACCCAATGTCACCACCAGCGATCTCGCGCTGATCGCCTCGCAGCGTGCGATCGAAGCGGCTGATATCGATCCGCAATCCATCGATCTGATCATCGTTGCAACCTCCACGCCCGACTTTGTGTTTCCGAGCACGGCGTGTCTGTTGCAGAACAAGCTCGGTATCAAGAATCACGGCGCGGCATTCGACGTGCAGGCCGTCTGTTCGGGCTTTGCTTATGCGGTTGCCACCGCGGACAGCTTCATTCGCAGCGGTCAGCATCGCACGGCGCTCGTGATCGGCGCGGAAACTTTCTCGCGCATTCTCGATTTCAAGGACCGCACCACCTGCGTGCTGTTCGGCGACGGCGCCGGTGCGGTGATCCTGCAGGCGTCCGAAGAGCCGGGCGTATTGGCTAGCGCTTTGCACGCCGACGGCAGCCACTCGAACATTCTGTGCACGCCGGGCAATGTGAACGGCGGTGTGATCGAGGGCAGCGCGTTCCTGCATATGGATGGGCAGGCGGTGTTCAAGCTCGCGGTCAATGTGCTCGAAAAGGTCGCGGTCGAAGCACTCGCAAAAGCGAATCTGTCGGCCGAACAGATCGACTGGCTGATTCCGCATCAGGCCAATATCCGCATCATGCAAAGCACCTGTCGCAAGCTCGGCTTGCCGCAGGAGCGCATGGTCGTCACGGTGGGCGAACACGGCAATACGTCGGCTGCGTCCATTCCGCTCGCATTTGACGTCGCAGTGCGCGACGGCCGCATCAAGCGCGGCCAGAACGTGCTGATCGAAGGTGTCGGCGGCGGCTTCACGTGGGGCGCGTCAGTTATCCGCTACTGA
- the fabD gene encoding ACP S-malonyltransferase has product MKFAFVFPGQGSQSVGMLNAFADHAIVRETVQEASDALNQDLGKLIAEGPAEDLNLTTNTQPVMLTAAYAIYRAWQQAGGPKPAIVAGHSLGEYTALVAAGAIAFRDAVPLVRFRAQAMQTAVPVGVGGMAAILGLDDDTVRAVCAEASVAGIVEAVNFNAPAQVVIAGHKAAVEKACEVAKAKGAKRALPLPVSAPFHSSLLKPASDQLREYLAGVDVQVPSIPVLNNVDVAVVNEPAKIKDALVRQAAGPVRWVESVQAMTAQGVTHVIECGPGKVLAGLTKRIDGNLVGASVFDPASLEETLKLVTAA; this is encoded by the coding sequence ATGAAATTTGCGTTCGTTTTTCCTGGGCAAGGTTCGCAGTCGGTCGGCATGCTCAATGCATTCGCCGATCACGCGATCGTGCGTGAGACGGTTCAGGAAGCATCCGATGCGCTCAATCAGGACCTCGGCAAGCTGATTGCCGAAGGCCCCGCCGAAGATCTGAACCTCACCACCAATACCCAGCCTGTCATGCTGACCGCCGCGTATGCGATTTATCGCGCGTGGCAACAGGCGGGCGGTCCGAAGCCGGCCATCGTCGCCGGCCATAGCCTCGGCGAATACACGGCGCTGGTCGCGGCGGGCGCGATCGCGTTTCGCGATGCTGTGCCGCTCGTGCGTTTTCGTGCGCAAGCCATGCAAACGGCGGTGCCGGTCGGCGTTGGCGGCATGGCCGCGATTCTCGGCCTCGATGACGATACGGTGCGCGCGGTTTGCGCCGAAGCGTCGGTCGCGGGCATTGTTGAGGCGGTGAATTTCAACGCGCCGGCGCAAGTCGTGATCGCGGGTCACAAGGCCGCAGTCGAGAAGGCTTGCGAAGTCGCGAAGGCAAAGGGCGCAAAACGCGCGCTGCCGCTGCCGGTTTCGGCACCGTTTCACTCGTCGCTGCTCAAGCCGGCCTCGGACCAATTGCGCGAATATCTGGCTGGAGTCGACGTGCAAGTGCCGTCAATTCCGGTGCTCAACAACGTCGACGTCGCAGTGGTCAACGAGCCGGCCAAGATCAAGGACGCGCTGGTGCGCCAGGCGGCAGGTCCGGTGCGTTGGGTCGAAAGCGTGCAGGCAATGACGGCGCAAGGCGTCACGCACGTGATCGAATGCGGTCCTGGCAAGGTCCTCGCAGGCTTGACGAAGCGCATCGATGGCAATCTGGTCGGCGCTTCGGTGTTCGACCCGGCTTCGCTCGAAGAAACGCTCAAGCTCGTGACGGCGGCCTGA
- the fabG gene encoding 3-oxoacyl-ACP reductase FabG, whose translation MEKTLDKQIAIVTGASRGIGRAIAMELARQGATVIGTATSESGAAAISEAFNAAGVSGRGAVLNVNDAAAAEALIDGTVKEFGALHVLVNNAGITQDQLAMRMKDDDWDAVIDTNLKSVFRLSRAVLRPMMKAKGGRIINITSVVGSAGNPGQVNYAAAKAGVAGMTRALAREIGSRGITVNCVAPGFIDTDMTKTLPEDQQTALKTQIPLGRLGSPDDIAHAVAFLASPQAGYITGTTLHVNGGMYMS comes from the coding sequence ATGGAAAAGACTCTCGACAAGCAAATCGCAATCGTGACGGGCGCGTCGCGCGGCATTGGCCGTGCGATCGCGATGGAACTGGCGCGCCAGGGCGCGACGGTGATTGGCACGGCAACTAGCGAAAGCGGCGCGGCGGCGATCAGCGAAGCCTTTAACGCAGCCGGTGTGAGCGGCCGCGGCGCGGTGCTCAACGTGAACGACGCTGCCGCAGCCGAAGCGCTGATCGACGGCACCGTGAAGGAGTTCGGCGCGCTGCACGTGCTGGTGAACAATGCCGGCATCACGCAGGATCAGCTCGCCATGCGCATGAAGGACGACGACTGGGACGCGGTGATCGACACCAATCTCAAGTCCGTGTTCCGTCTGTCGCGCGCGGTGCTGCGCCCGATGATGAAAGCGAAGGGCGGCCGTATCATCAACATCACCTCGGTGGTCGGCTCGGCTGGCAACCCGGGGCAGGTCAATTATGCCGCCGCGAAAGCGGGCGTTGCGGGCATGACGCGCGCGCTGGCGCGTGAGATCGGCAGCCGTGGCATCACGGTGAATTGCGTCGCGCCGGGCTTCATCGATACCGACATGACCAAGACCTTGCCGGAAGATCAGCAAACCGCGCTGAAAACGCAGATTCCGCTCGGCCGCCTTGGCAGTCCGGACGATATCGCGCACGCCGTGGCGTTCCTCGCGTCGCCGCAAGCGGGGTATATCACTGGCACGACACTGCATGTGAACGGCGGAATGTACATGTCGTAA
- the acpP gene encoding acyl carrier protein yields the protein MDNIEQRVKKIVAEQLGVAEAEIKNEASFVNDLGADSLDTVELVMALEDEFGMEIPDEEAEKITTVQQAIDYARANVKA from the coding sequence ATGGACAATATCGAACAGCGCGTCAAGAAGATCGTCGCAGAACAACTGGGCGTTGCAGAAGCTGAGATCAAGAACGAAGCTTCGTTCGTGAACGACCTCGGCGCCGACTCGCTCGACACCGTTGAACTCGTGATGGCCCTCGAAGACGAATTCGGCATGGAAATTCCGGATGAAGAAGCCGAGAAGATCACCACCGTTCAACAAGCGATCGACTACGCTCGCGCGAACGTCAAGGCCTAA
- the fabF gene encoding beta-ketoacyl-ACP synthase II encodes MSRRRVVVTGLGLISPVGNNVADGWANLVAGKSGIANITKFDASNFSTRFAGEVKGFNIEDYIPGKEARHMDTFIHYGVAAGIQAMQDSGLEVTDENSERIGVVVGSGIGGLPMIEVTQTELLNRGPRRISPFFVPASIINMISGHLSIKFGIKGPNLAIVTACTTGLHCIGEASRLIEYGDADVMIAGGAESTVSPLGIGGFAAARALSQRNDDPATASRPWDKDRDGFVLGEGAGVMVLEEYEHAKARGAKIYAEVSGYGMSGDAYHMTAPLEDGDGARRCMLAAMKNAGINADQVNYLNAHGTSTPLGDLAETTGIKRAFGDHAKDMVVNSTKSMTGHLLGGAGGLESVFTVLAVHHQVSPPTINIFNQDPACDLDYCANTAREMKIDVALKNSFGFGGTNGTLVFKRA; translated from the coding sequence GTGAGCCGCCGTCGTGTTGTTGTTACAGGCCTGGGGCTGATTTCGCCTGTTGGCAATAATGTTGCCGACGGCTGGGCCAATCTGGTCGCCGGCAAGTCGGGTATTGCCAATATCACGAAGTTCGACGCGTCGAACTTTTCGACTCGTTTTGCCGGCGAGGTGAAGGGCTTCAATATTGAGGACTACATCCCCGGTAAGGAAGCGCGCCACATGGATACGTTCATCCATTACGGCGTCGCAGCCGGCATCCAGGCGATGCAGGACAGCGGCCTCGAAGTCACCGACGAGAATTCGGAGCGCATCGGCGTGGTGGTCGGTTCGGGCATCGGCGGCCTGCCGATGATCGAAGTGACGCAAACCGAACTGCTGAACCGCGGCCCGCGCCGTATTTCGCCGTTCTTCGTGCCGGCGTCGATCATCAACATGATCTCGGGCCATCTGTCGATCAAGTTCGGCATCAAGGGTCCGAATCTGGCGATCGTGACCGCGTGTACCACGGGTCTGCACTGTATCGGCGAGGCTTCACGCCTGATCGAATACGGCGACGCCGACGTGATGATCGCCGGTGGCGCGGAATCCACCGTGTCGCCGCTCGGTATCGGCGGCTTTGCGGCGGCGCGTGCGCTGTCGCAACGCAACGACGATCCGGCAACGGCGAGCCGTCCGTGGGACAAAGACCGCGACGGTTTCGTGCTGGGCGAGGGCGCCGGCGTGATGGTGCTCGAAGAGTACGAACACGCGAAGGCACGCGGCGCGAAGATTTACGCCGAAGTCAGCGGCTATGGGATGAGCGGCGACGCCTATCACATGACCGCGCCGCTGGAAGACGGCGACGGCGCGCGCCGCTGCATGCTGGCCGCGATGAAGAACGCGGGCATCAATGCCGATCAGGTGAATTATCTGAACGCGCACGGCACGTCCACGCCGCTTGGCGACCTGGCTGAAACCACCGGCATCAAGCGTGCTTTCGGCGACCACGCCAAAGACATGGTCGTGAATTCGACCAAGTCGATGACCGGTCACCTGTTGGGCGGCGCCGGCGGTCTGGAGTCTGTGTTCACCGTGCTGGCCGTGCATCATCAGGTGTCGCCGCCGACGATCAACATCTTCAATCAGGATCCGGCCTGCGATCTCGATTACTGCGCCAACACCGCGCGGGAGATGAAGATCGACGTCGCGCTGAAGAACTCGTTCGGGTTCGGCGGCACGAACGGCACGCTCGTCTTCAAGCGCGCCTGA